A section of the Methanococcus vannielii SB genome encodes:
- a CDS encoding ATP-binding protein encodes MKTIPPIKRLGTKLMMYSIIVALIPIVMLGAVSINTITNEMNNQAQDKINNDLKIAESILGLKLEKLSSLNTYVATSNCIMDSIVNTDYGSLKNLATATKISSEADFVVLLDKNGNVIARSNSNVTGDDSYSELFFKAVSYDDFSFIEILDLETLKYEDVEDIVQIEIKSDISNETLIKNRAMALVSIKPVYGTLGELLGASMAVDILNNDYEIVDIVRNSSGDATTIFLDSIRISTNVLDGDERAIGTPVSNDVYTKVVEEGGTYYGRAYVVNEWYFTAYEPIYDSDEKIIGILFVGTPENKYFTLLSNIRDQTFVVGLIGLLIALTVSLLLNRIIIKPLDELKHGVQWISGGDYTKKVNVTTDDEFGMLARVFNEMADQINSSNEKLKKHAEELKESYEELKELDNLKSDLIAIVSHELRTPLTSIKGYVELVLDGTMGTINESQRKCLQVADDNIIRLRRLIESMLDLSKIERGELEMYREAMNVKDTVSDVIEYLTPLATEKNIKLKQDIKDLLINADKDRITQVFTNLIENAIKFSPANESIMIIGKETENGDVHITVKDNGAGIPKKDLEKIFDQFYQVDSSTKRKKGGSGLGLAVCKSIIQAHGGTIWVESELGRGSTFHIVLPALIYEESIVE; translated from the coding sequence ATGAAAACTATACCTCCAATTAAAAGATTAGGGACTAAATTGATGATGTATTCCATAATTGTCGCATTAATCCCCATAGTAATGCTTGGTGCAGTTTCAATAAACACCATAACAAATGAAATGAATAACCAAGCTCAGGATAAGATAAATAACGATTTAAAAATTGCAGAAAGTATATTGGGACTTAAATTAGAAAAATTATCATCACTAAATACCTATGTTGCAACAAGCAATTGTATTATGGACTCAATTGTAAATACTGATTACGGGAGCCTTAAAAATCTAGCAACTGCAACAAAAATATCTTCAGAAGCTGACTTTGTAGTACTTTTAGATAAGAATGGAAATGTTATTGCAAGGTCTAACTCCAACGTTACTGGGGATGATAGCTATTCTGAATTATTTTTTAAAGCAGTATCTTATGACGACTTTTCTTTTATTGAAATTTTAGATCTTGAAACTCTAAAATATGAAGACGTTGAGGATATTGTACAGATTGAGATTAAAAGTGACATTTCTAATGAAACATTAATTAAAAATAGGGCAATGGCCTTAGTTTCAATAAAACCAGTTTATGGAACACTTGGGGAGTTATTGGGTGCTTCGATGGCTGTTGATATATTAAATAATGATTATGAAATAGTGGATATCGTAAGAAACTCGTCTGGAGATGCAACTACAATATTTTTAGACAGTATTCGTATATCTACAAACGTTTTGGATGGCGATGAAAGAGCGATTGGAACTCCAGTTTCAAACGATGTATATACTAAAGTTGTGGAAGAAGGTGGAACGTACTACGGTAGAGCTTATGTTGTAAATGAATGGTATTTTACAGCATATGAGCCAATATATGACTCAGATGAAAAAATTATTGGCATATTATTTGTCGGAACTCCTGAAAATAAGTACTTTACTCTTCTTTCAAATATAAGGGATCAAACATTTGTAGTTGGATTAATTGGTCTATTAATTGCACTTACTGTTTCCTTACTACTTAATAGAATCATAATAAAACCTCTTGATGAACTAAAGCACGGGGTACAGTGGATAAGTGGTGGAGATTATACTAAAAAAGTTAATGTAACGACTGACGATGAATTTGGAATGCTTGCAAGAGTTTTTAATGAAATGGCAGACCAAATAAACAGTTCAAATGAAAAACTTAAAAAACACGCAGAAGAATTAAAAGAGTCATATGAGGAACTAAAAGAGCTTGATAATTTAAAATCAGACCTTATTGCAATAGTTTCTCATGAACTTAGAACTCCGTTAACTTCAATTAAAGGATATGTTGAACTCGTACTTGACGGAACAATGGGTACAATCAACGAATCTCAAAGAAAATGCCTTCAGGTTGCAGATGACAATATAATAAGACTTAGGCGACTTATTGAAAGTATGCTTGATTTATCAAAAATAGAGCGTGGAGAACTTGAGATGTACCGGGAGGCTATGAATGTTAAAGATACTGTAAGTGACGTTATTGAGTATTTAACACCGCTTGCAACGGAAAAAAACATTAAATTAAAACAAGACATTAAAGATTTACTAATAAATGCTGATAAAGATAGAATAACACAAGTTTTTACAAATTTAATTGAAAATGCGATAAAATTCAGCCCTGCAAATGAATCCATAATGATAATCGGAAAAGAAACTGAAAATGGGGATGTACACATAACAGTTAAGGATAATGGTGCAGGAATTCCAAAAAAAGACTTGGAAAAAATATTTGACCAGTTTTACCAGGTTGATTCCTCAACAAAGCGTAAAAAAGGAGGTTCTGGACTCGGTCTTGCAGTTTGTAAGAGTATTATTCAAGCCCATGGCGGAACCATATGGGTTGAAAGTGAACTTGGACGTGGTAGCACGTTTCATATAGTACTTCCTGCATTAATCTATGAAGAGAGCATAGTAGAATAA
- a CDS encoding response regulator transcription factor, producing MKKVLIVEDEEDILNLVRIILEISGYEVITAQDGYQGLELIKKKPDLIILDLMMPGMTGWEYLDKIRSEGYSNIPVIVLTANAQISTIETAINKKVDDCIVKPFDRDDLLLKVKAILSNQN from the coding sequence ATGAAAAAAGTTTTAATTGTTGAAGATGAAGAGGATATCTTAAACCTCGTACGGATAATTCTTGAAATAAGTGGATATGAGGTTATAACTGCACAGGATGGCTATCAGGGACTTGAATTAATCAAAAAAAAGCCAGATTTAATAATTTTAGACCTTATGATGCCAGGTATGACTGGTTGGGAATACCTTGATAAAATTCGAAGTGAGGGTTATTCCAATATCCCGGTAATTGTTTTAACTGCAAATGCTCAAATAAGTACAATTGAGACTGCAATTAATAAAAAGGTTGATGACTGTATTGTAAAACCGTTTGACAGGGATGATTTACTTTTAAAGGTCAAAGCAATACTTTCAAATCAGAATTAA